A single Papilio machaon chromosome 12, ilPapMach1.1, whole genome shotgun sequence DNA region contains:
- the LOC106718343 gene encoding 15-hydroxyprostaglandin dehydrogenase [NAD(+)], which yields MELKGKVALVTGAAAGIGLAYCEELLKQGAKVSLCDIDSEIGEQVSDELGVKYGRKNVLFCQCDVTDYPQYEEAFEMTIKVFNRLDIVINNAGVMNDRFWELEVDVNLNGVIRGTLLAYRFMGKDRGGQGGTIINTASTAFARPQVSTPIYTATNYAVVGLTRAYGDQYHVGLTGVRSMALCPGLTDTGLVKEIRKQLMSSEYEAAWQRDHVNCKTQSPEHVGRALIELLMKGQSGSVWVVENGQPPREWRG from the exons ATGGAGCTGAAGGGGAAGGTCGCCTTGGTCACGGGAGCCGCAGCCGGCATCGGCCTCGCCTACTGCGAGGAACTTCTCAAGCAAGGCGCCAAG GTTTCCTTGTGCGATATCGATTCTGAAATCGGAGAGCAGGTATCGGATGAGCTCGGAGTCAAGTATGGCAGGAAGAACGTGCTCTTCTGCCAGTGTGACGTCACAGACTACCCACAATATGagg aGGCGTTTGAGATGACAATAAAAGTGTTTAATAGACTGGATATAGTTATAAACAATGCAGGAGTTATGAACGATCGATTTTGGGAATTAGAAGTCGACGTTAATTTG AATGGAGTTATCCGTGGCACACTGTTGGCGTACCGCTTCATGGGCAAAGACCGCGGCGGCCAAGGCGGGACCATTATAAACACAGCATCAACTGCGTTCGCGAGACCACAGGTCTCTACACCCATCTACACGGCGACTAACTACGCTGTGGTTGGTCTCACACGTGCATATGGG GATCAGTACCACGTGGGGTTGACGGGCGTACGCAGTATGGCGCTGTGCCCCGGACTCACTGACACCGGCCTCGTCAAGGAGATCCGCAAGCAGCTCATGTCTTCCGAGTACGAGGCCGCCTGGCAACGAGATCATGTCAACTGCAAGACTCAGAG cCCAGAACATGTTGGTAGAGCACTCATAGAATTATTAATGAAGGGACAAAGTGGATCTGTGTGGGTGGTCGAAAATGGTCAGCCGCCTAGAGAATGGCGCGGCTAA
- the LOC106718342 gene encoding kelch-like protein 10, translating to MEFNTKHRKLSKTKNSARTPSANKPRLTKKKTVTRKRKCVCLPENYSIVEFPAIWNELRQNDQLCDGTIICRDMKSIRIHRAILSAVSPYFKAIFVNSLKKGQPEETEIFVDVPSYYMGLILDYAYTGTCTVTVENVEKLLPYADQFDVVGIIQLCCQLLMQELRPHNCLGIFKFARCYFCSELEKKGKLYIRQNFARILKECNEFKSLSYEELEDILRDDELNVRNEEIVFQAVKTWVEHDLENRRKYVPALLSCVRFGHISYKYFKSKILQWQPVADDEKCQEALYPAVVFLTLLDSRPGTEADLNDPLARPRIPYEILFAVGGWSAGSPTSFVETYDTRADRWFLSIHMDLTPRAYHGLCTLNNLIYMIGGFDGSDHFNTVRCYDPVSNMWHERACMYQARCYVSVVVHDGLIYALGGYNGRTRMSSVERYYPDKNQWEMTTPMNKQRSDASAASLGGKIYIVGGFNGQEVLSSAEMFDPETRQWCFIRSMLSPRSGVSLIAYRDSLYALGGFNGYSRLNTGERFCPHRGGDWQEITEMFSARSNFATVLLDDMIFVIGGFNGSTTIPHVECYDGDTLEWYDAAPMNLNRSALSACVLSGLPNARSFSYLAKAVPAAGADQAHH from the exons ATGGAATTTAATACgaaacatagaaaattatcTAAAACCAAAAATTCCGCTCGTACTCCATCTGCCAACAAGCCTCGTTTAACTAAAAAGAAGACGGTTACAAGAAAACGTAAATGTGTTTGTTTGCctgaaaattattcaattgttGAGTTTCCTGCTATTTGGAATGAATTGAGACAGAACGACCAGCTATGCGACGGCACAATTATATGCAGAGATATGAAATCCATTCGGATTCATAGGGCAATTCTATCAGCGGTCAGCCCTTACTTTAAAGCAATATTTGTGAATTCGCTAAAGAAGGGACAACCTGAAGAGACAGAGATATTTGTAGATGTTCCAAGTTATTACATGGGGTTGATTCTTGACTATGCATACACAGGCACGTGTACAGTAACAGTAGAAAATGTTGAAAAGTTGTTGCCGTATGCAGATCAATTTGATGTTGTGGGCATTATTCAACTGTGTTGCCAGTTACTGATGCAGGAACTGAGACCGCACAACTGTCttggaatatttaaatttgctaGATGCTATTTCTGTAGCGAATTGGAGAAAAAAGgtaaattgtatataagaCAGAATTTCGCGAGAATTCTTAAAGAGTGCaatgaatttaaatcattGTCATACGAAGAATTAGAGGATATACTGAGAGACGATGAGCTGAATGTCCGAAATGAAGAAATAGTTTTCCAAGCAGTTAAAACGTGGGTAGAACATGATTTAGAAAATAGACGAAAGTATGTTCCTGCTTTGCTTTCGTGTGTGCGATTTGGACACATAagctacaaatattttaaatccaaGATACTTCAGTGGCAACCGGTCGCAGATGATGAG AAATGTCAAGAAGCATTATACCCGGCGGTGGTATTCCTAACATTGTTGGACTCCAGACCTGGCACAGAGGCCGATTTAAATGACCCATTGGCAAGACCCCGGATACCTTACGAGATTCTATTTGCGGTCGGCGGATGGAGCGCTGGGAGCCCTACCAGTTTTGTTGAGACTTACGACACACG agctGACCGTTGGTTTCTCTCGATCCACATGGATCTGACACCTCGGGCGTACCACGGGCTATGCACTCTAAACAACCTGATCTACATGATCGGCGGCTTCGATGGCAGCGACCACTTTAACACTGTACGATGCTACGACCCCGTCTCCAACATGTGGCACGAACGCGCCTGCATGTACCAAGCACGTTGTTACGTCAGCGTTGTCGTTCACG ATGGTTTAATATACGCGTTGGGCGGATACAACGGGCGTACGCGGATGTCGTCGGTGGAGAGATATTACCCGGACAAAAACCAGTGGGAGATGACGACGCCTATGAACAAGCAGCGCTCCGACGCCAGCGCCGCCTCGCTGGGCGGTAAG ATCTACATTGTGGGCGGCTTCAACGGTCAGGAGGTGCTGAGCTCCGCGGAGATGTTTGACCCGGAGACGCGACAGTGGTGCTTCATCAGATCCATGCTGAGTCCGCGCTCCGGCGTCAGTCTCATCGCTTATCGCGACTCGCTGTACGCGCTCGGAGGGTTTAATGGATACAGCCGACTGAATACTG GTGAGAGATTTTGCCCCCACCGCGGCGGCGACTGGCAGGAAATAACGGAAATGTTCAGCGCTCGGAGCAACTTTGCGACGGTACTGCTGGACGATATGATCTTTGTTATTGGTGGATTTAACG GATCGACAACAATTCCGCACGTGGAGTGCTACGATGGCGATACATTGGAATGGTACGACGCAGCGCCAATGAACTTGAACCGCTCAGCTCTGAGCGCGTGCGTGTTGTCCGGTTTGCCCAACGCACGCTCCTTCTCCTACCTGGCGAAGGCTGTCCCCGCCGCCGGCGCTGACCAGGCACATCACTAA
- the LOC106718344 gene encoding 60S ribosomal protein L18, giving the protein MGVDINHKHDRKVRRTEVKSKDVYLRLLVKLYRYLARRTNAKFNQIILRRLFMSRINRPPISLSRLSRHMKKPTREGLIAVVVGTITNDVRLYKVPKLTVAALHVTEKARARILAAGGEILTFDQLALRAPTGRKTVLIQGRRNAREAVRHFGPAPGAPRSHTKPYVRTKGHERARPSRRSNV; this is encoded by the exons ATG GGAGTGGACATCAACCATAAACACGACAGGAAAGTTAGGCGCACCGAAGTTAAGTCTAAGGATGTATACCTTAGGCTTTTGGTTAAG TTGTACAGATACTTAGCAAGACGTACAAATGCTAAGTTCAACCAGATTATTTTGCGTCGTCTATTCATGAGCCGCATCAATCGACCACCGATTTCACTGTCTCGTCTGTCACGTCACATGAAAAAGCCAACCCGCGAGGGTCTGATTGCGGTGGTGGTTGGTACAATCACCAATGATGTGCGCCTCTACAAGGTCCCCAAGCTAACAGTAGCTGCACTACACGTTACTGAAAAGGCTCGTGCTCGTATCTTGGCTGCTGGAG GAGAAATCCTTACTTTCGATCAGCTGGCTCTCCGTGCGCCGACTGGCCGCAAGACGGTGCTGATCCAGGGTCGCAGAAACGCTCGCGAGGCGGTGCGTCACTTCGGGCCCGCGCCTGGAGCTCCACGCTCGCACACGAAGCCCTACGTGCGCACCAAGGGCCACGAGCGCGCACGGCCGAGCCGTCGCTCCAAcgtttaa
- the LOC106718313 gene encoding folliculin, which translates to MNAIIGLCHFCEAHGPRPLFCTFTTDDENHTTESSQCSVQCSGCTSLGPETVLVSRDDDGTIYCSRESVPNAEINTFLRQAAVRSITCEVSWSKEGGVVYFSDAQGHVLSLMFQVKDTRARGLKRWFSIVVLMKDKMLLLNLTPMLSEHMENISKELQHLADDVYEKEQSVCSQRALRLKTGRNDFGQSRSLIQLTGDENVYKRLHSHFTWMLKTGALTYSETLYTSKDLLDKICPKTMKKTIFEQDICLSNYNCEISIRSLENLLTKSVFRILLYCILTGVDVIVRSNITEAANIIKGLLWFCPIPSDGEQCRILSEDNNDASSKSCLLEKNGNNFVCKWSETLPVKCPSLMNRIETAMANQMFKDPTLHHHIKSLLLEWLGIANTLKSAISSSGRKSDAIVKLKQILGVMPHDEVLLNYWMDTFCG; encoded by the exons ATGAACGCTATTATTGGGCTATGCCACTTTTGTGAAGCTCATGGCCCTCGTCCtctattttgtacatttacaACGGATGACGAGAACCATACAACGGAGTCTTCTCAGTGTTCCGTACAGTGCAGTGGATGTACTTCTTTAGGGCCTGAAACGGTACTAGTATCTAGAGATGATGATGGGACAATATATTGCAGCAGGGAATCTGTGCCAAATGCcgaaataaacacatttttacgACAAGCAGCTGTAAGAAGTATTACATGCGAA GTGAGTTGGAGCAAGGAAGGTGGGGTAGTATACTTCAGTGACGCACAAGGACATGTACTTAGTTTAATGTTCCAAGTTAAGGATACCAGAGCTCGAGGTTTGAAGAGATGGTTCTCAATTGTAGTACTTATGAAGGATAAAATGTTACTCCTCAATCTTACACCCATGCTATCTGAGCATATGGAGAATATATCGAAAGAGCTTCAACACTTAGCTGATGATGTATATGAGAAGGAACAAAGCGTCTGTTCACAAAGAGCATTGAGGTTAAAGACAGGGCGAAATGACTTTGGACAGTCAAGATCTTTGATACAATTAACTG GTGATGAAAATGTCTACAAAAGACTTCATTCCCATTTTACGTGGATGTTGAAAACTGGCGCGCTCACATATTCTGAAACTTTATACACCAGTAAAGATTTACTTGATAAAATATGTCCAAAgacaatgaaaaaaacaatatttgaacaagatatttgtttatcaaattataattgtgaaatatCAATAAGATCTTTAGAAAATCTTTTAACCAAGTCAGTATTCagaatattattgtattgtattttaacagGAGTAGAT gtTATCGTGAGGTCAAATATTACAGAAGCTGCAAACATTATTAAGGGCTTGTTGTGGTTTTGTCCAATTCCTAGTGATGGTGAACAATGCAGAATATTAAGTGAAGACAATAATGATGCCTCATCTAAAAGttgtttattagaaaaaaatgggaataattttgtatgcaAATGGTCAGAGACACTGCCTGTAAAat GTCCATCTCTAATGAACAGGATAGAGACAGCAATGGCTAACCAAATGTTCAAGGACCCAACACTCCACCATCATATTAAATCATTGCTTCTAGAGTGGTTAGG GATAGCAAATACTTTGAAATCTGCGATATCATCTTCAGGCCGCAAATCTGAtgctattgtaaaattaaaacaaatactagGAGTCATGCCTCATGATGAAGTACTATTGAATTATTGGATGGACACATTTTGCGGTTAA
- the LOC106718326 gene encoding cytochrome c1, heme protein, mitochondrial, whose product MAATVGRICGARLLKNYGLVGPQVCQLSTNAQGWTKSRKLLLSTLGVIGGGAGALLFALEQSVDASGTEAHPYPQPWSHNGWFQSLDHASVRRGYEVYKQVCKACHSLQYVAFRNLVNVTHTEAEAKAEAAEVMIKDGPDEEGNYFERPGKLSDYFPSPYPNENAARAANNGAYPPDLSLIVLGRKGGEDYIFSLLTGYTDPPAGVALREGQNYNPYFPGGAIAMAQVLFDEAAEYSDGTPATASQLTKDVSTFLRWCSEPELDDRRLMTIKAIGIFSTLAAIVYYYKRHKWSSLKSRKLAYKPVSKK is encoded by the exons ATGGCGGCCACCGTCGGCAGGATTTGTGGGGCTCGacttttgaaaaattatggCTTAGTTGGACCCCAG GTATGTCAGCTGTCCACCAATGCTCAAGGATGGACCAAGAGTAGGAAATTG CTCCTGTCGACATTAGGTGTAATAGGTGGTGGCGCTGGGGCTCTGCTGTTTGCCCTAGAGCAGTCTGTTGATGCATCGGGCACTGAGGCCCATCCATACCCCCAGCCGTGGAGCCACAATGGATGGTTCCAATCACTTGACCATGCcag tgtcCGCCGTGGTTATGAAGTATACAAGCAAGTGTGCAAGGCTTGCCATTCACTACAGTATGTAGCGTTCCGTAACCTGGTTAATGTTACACACACTGAGGCAGAAGCTAAGGCTGAGGCCGCTGAG gTAATGATCAAGGATGGGCCTGATGAGGAAGGCAACTACTTTGAGAGGCCCGGCAAGCTTTCTGACTACTTCCCATCGCCTTACCCCAATGAAAATGCTGCCAGGGCTGCAAATAacg GTGCGTACCCACCGGACTTATCGCTGATAGTCCTGGGCCGCAAGGGAGGCGAGGACTACATCTTCTCGCTGCTGACGGGCTACACAGACCCGCCTGCAGGTGTCGCACTGCGCGAGGGACAGAACTACAACCCATACTTCCCCGGCGGAGCCATTGCTATGGCACAAGTACTTTTTGATGAA gcTGCGGAATACAGTGACGGTACTCCGGCGACCGCGTCACAGCTCACCAAGGATGTGTCAACGTTCCTGCGCTGGTGCTCGGAGCCCGAGCTGGATGACCGTCGTCTCATGACTATCAAGGCTATCGGCATCTTCTCCACACTCGCCGCCATCGTCTACTACTACAAGCGGCACAAATGGAGCTCCCTCAAGTCCAGGAAATTAGCTTACAAACCAGTatctaagaaataa